TGTGGCAGGTTTCGCATTTTTTGGGCGTGCCCTTGAAGGTGCCCTGGACGTGGCAGGTTTCGCAGGGAATCTGCACATGTGCCCCGGTCAGCGGAAATCCCGTTTTCACGTGATCGAAACGCACATTGCGTTTGGCGTCGGCCGCCGGCGCGTCGCCGTGAGGAATGGCAAGCAGGAACAGACCCAGCATGGTAACGACGCCAATCCAGGACAAAAGTTTCCGGAAATTATGAGCTGAATCTTTCATGATGGATCTCCTCGACTGGCATTGTTAATGTCCCGGGGACACGCCACTGACTCCCGGGCGGATTTTCCTGAACGAACTGGTTACGTGACATTGCTCGCAGAGTTTCCCGAAACCGCCGTTATGCACGTCGTCGGCGTCATGACAACTGATGCAGGCGTTGCTCTGCGTTACCTTTCTCGGCATGGGTTTGGTGTGGCAGGCATCGCAGGCGATGCCTTTATGCCCACCGTCGAGCCTGAACGTGGTTTGTTTGTCGTGGTCGAAACGCCAGGATTCCCACGAGGAAGCGTTATGGCAGGTTTCGCAGCGTGGCCCCAGCTTGTACTTGTGCTTGTCGTCCTTCTCGTGGCAGCTGACGCAGGCGATGCCGGCGTCCTTGAAGGCCGGCGTTTTGTGGCATTCCTTGCATTCGACCTTGGCGTGTTTTCCCAGTAGCGGGAAGCGGGTCAGTCCGTGGTCGATCCTGGCCACCTTCCAGTCACGCTCGTTGTGACAGGACTCGCATTTGTTGCCTTCCTGGCCCTTGTGCTTGTCGTCCTTTTCGTGGCAGGCGATGCAGGTCGTTGGCAGTTTTTCCTTGAACAGGGAGCCGATGTGGCATGATTCGCACTTGGCCTCGGCATGCTTGCCCCGCAACGGGTATTTGGTGTCCCGGTCATGATTGAAAGCGGTGGTCTTCCAGCTTTTTTCGACGTGGCAGGACTCGCATTTTTCACCGAATTGGCCCTTGTGTCCGTTGCGGTCGTCATCCTTCTTGTGGCAGGCGACACATGCGCTCTTGAGCTTCTCCTGGTACAGGAAGCCGGTGTGGCAGCTGTCACATTTGGCCGCAAGATGCTTGCCGCGCAGCGGGTATTTGGTGTCGCGGTCATGGTTGAAAATGGAAATGCCCCAGTCTTTTTCCGTATGGCAGGACTGGCACTTCTCGCCGAAACGGCCTTTATGTCCTTTCTTGTCATCGTCGGCCTTGTGACAGGCGACGCAGGCGGTTTTCAGTTTTTCCTTGTATAAAAATCCGGTGTGGCAGCTGTCACACTTGGCCTGCAGGTGCTTGCCCCGCAGCGGGTATTTGGTGTCGCGGTCATGGTTGAAAATGCTCGTCTTCCAGTCGCGGTCGCTGTGGCAGGATTCGCATTTCGTGCCGTACCGGCCCTTGTGTTCGTCGTCTTTCTTGTGACAGGCGACGCAGGCCGTCGGCGCGCCCTTGAATTTCGGATCCGCATGACAATCCTTGCAGATGACATCACGGTGCTTCCCGGTGAGCGGGAACTTGGTCTTGCTGTGATCAAAGAGGGTTTTCTTCCAGTCGCTTTCCTGGTGGCAGTCGGCACACTGCGTTCCGAGGCTGCCCTTGTGTTTGTCGTCTTTCCTGTGACAGGCAAAGCAATCCGACGGCGCATCGCGGAATTTTGTTTTTGGTTTGTGGCAATCGCGGCACAGAACTTTCGCATCCGCATGCCCGCCCTTCAGCAGGAAGTCCGTGAGCTTGTGGTCGAAGGATTTTTCATCCACCGGGGCGATATTCATCGTGCGTC
The DNA window shown above is from Sulfuricaulis limicola and carries:
- a CDS encoding cytochrome c3 family protein, with amino-acid sequence MARTLFAWLIMGLSSFCLPTGSYADSLESVLMPGKVIEGHADLEGDCKNCHARFKKSAQNALCLDCHKDVARDVAQKQGHHGRIPEQECRACHTEHKGRTMNIAPVDEKSFDHKLTDFLLKGGHADAKVLCRDCHKPKTKFRDAPSDCFACHRKDDKHKGSLGTQCADCHQESDWKKTLFDHSKTKFPLTGKHRDVICKDCHADPKFKGAPTACVACHKKDDEHKGRYGTKCESCHSDRDWKTSIFNHDRDTKYPLRGKHLQAKCDSCHTGFLYKEKLKTACVACHKADDDKKGHKGRFGEKCQSCHTEKDWGISIFNHDRDTKYPLRGKHLAAKCDSCHTGFLYQEKLKSACVACHKKDDDRNGHKGQFGEKCESCHVEKSWKTTAFNHDRDTKYPLRGKHAEAKCESCHIGSLFKEKLPTTCIACHEKDDKHKGQEGNKCESCHNERDWKVARIDHGLTRFPLLGKHAKVECKECHKTPAFKDAGIACVSCHEKDDKHKYKLGPRCETCHNASSWESWRFDHDKQTTFRLDGGHKGIACDACHTKPMPRKVTQSNACISCHDADDVHNGGFGKLCEQCHVTSSFRKIRPGVSGVSPGH